A portion of the Bifidobacterium sp. ESL0800 genome contains these proteins:
- the ppgK gene encoding polyphosphate--glucose phosphotransferase, whose translation MIETAQAFGVDIGGSGIKAAPVDLEKGEFALPRLKILTPEVSTPDAVAAIVRQELEHFEVPAGAPVGIAFPAPIKPGKPLDFMANLDKSWIGLDVTEVFSKACGRPVTVVNDADAAGLAEQQYGAAKGEDGLVIATTLGTGIGTALIYNGVLLPNTELGHIQLEKGKGDAEKYAASSVRDKKSLGYKKWAKRLTKYYGLLEKYFSPDLFVVGGGVSRMADKFLPYIDIKTPIVQAKLRNEAGIVGAAYYATTKLV comes from the coding sequence ATGATTGAGACAGCACAGGCCTTTGGCGTTGATATCGGTGGTTCTGGTATCAAGGCGGCCCCGGTGGATTTGGAAAAGGGTGAGTTCGCTCTGCCACGCCTGAAGATCCTCACCCCTGAGGTTTCCACCCCGGATGCTGTCGCAGCCATCGTTCGTCAGGAACTCGAGCATTTTGAAGTTCCGGCAGGGGCTCCGGTCGGCATCGCATTCCCCGCACCGATCAAGCCCGGCAAGCCGCTTGATTTCATGGCCAATCTCGACAAGTCATGGATCGGCCTGGACGTCACCGAAGTCTTCTCCAAGGCTTGTGGGCGTCCGGTCACCGTGGTCAACGATGCGGATGCCGCCGGACTCGCCGAACAGCAGTACGGTGCGGCCAAGGGTGAAGACGGGTTGGTTATCGCCACCACCCTCGGCACCGGTATCGGAACCGCGCTCATCTATAATGGCGTGCTGCTGCCGAACACGGAGCTTGGACATATCCAGCTGGAGAAGGGCAAGGGCGACGCCGAGAAGTACGCGGCATCCTCCGTGCGCGACAAGAAGAGCCTAGGCTACAAGAAGTGGGCCAAGCGCCTGACCAAGTATTACGGCCTGCTTGAGAAATACTTCAGCCCCGACCTCTTCGTGGTCGGCGGCGGGGTGAGCCGAATGGCCGACAAGTTCCTGCCCTATATCGATATCAAGACCCCGATTGTGCAGGCCAAGCTGCGCAACGAGGCGGGCATTGTGGGCGCCGCGTATTATGCGACGACCAAGCTTGTCTGA
- a CDS encoding pyridoxal phosphate-dependent aminotransferase has product MRFSSRVGSTKLNPIAKAEAEARSRGITLDTVNDSNPTKHGLAPAEVPGVYTAEPRGPLAARKELAQFLTKRNLEEAPEEQDSSESVSPDDLYLLSSTSEAYTWLFKLMCDPGDIVLGPKPGYPLIESIGGLENVDTLEYQLQFDGSWFIDVAWLRELLESPKGKNVQAIVLINPNNPTGSYVKPDEREALLRLCSEHDVAIIADEVFFDYDMEPFEGNRRLAGEQGALTFALDGFSKLLAAPHAKVGWIQVSGPKDLVAEAQRRLDIIADDYLPFSDIISDRMPELLAAVPGQLDRVQKRTRDNLKRLHTMLDEDESGLVSVLRAEGGWNVLLRFPSVIDENALVLRLIRDFHLTGQPGYYFDMTENGYLAVSLLPEPEVFERNIKAVLQAVLLELDVV; this is encoded by the coding sequence ATGCGTTTTTCGTCAAGGGTCGGTTCGACCAAGCTCAATCCCATCGCCAAAGCTGAAGCCGAGGCAAGAAGCCGAGGAATCACACTCGATACCGTTAACGATTCCAATCCGACGAAGCATGGTCTTGCCCCCGCGGAAGTGCCAGGCGTTTATACCGCCGAGCCCCGCGGGCCGTTGGCGGCGCGGAAGGAACTCGCTCAATTCCTTACCAAGAGAAATCTCGAGGAAGCTCCAGAAGAACAAGATTCATCCGAATCTGTCAGCCCCGATGATCTCTATCTTTTGAGCTCCACATCCGAGGCCTATACGTGGCTGTTCAAGCTGATGTGCGATCCGGGAGATATCGTGCTCGGCCCCAAACCGGGCTATCCGCTGATCGAATCCATCGGCGGGCTGGAAAACGTGGATACGCTGGAATACCAGCTGCAATTCGACGGGTCGTGGTTCATTGACGTGGCTTGGCTGCGCGAGCTTCTGGAAAGTCCGAAAGGCAAAAACGTACAGGCCATCGTCCTGATCAATCCGAACAACCCGACCGGCTCCTATGTCAAGCCGGACGAACGCGAAGCACTTCTCCGGCTCTGCAGCGAGCACGATGTCGCCATCATCGCCGACGAGGTGTTCTTCGACTATGACATGGAACCGTTTGAAGGCAACCGGCGGCTGGCGGGTGAGCAGGGTGCGCTGACGTTCGCTCTGGATGGCTTTTCGAAACTTTTGGCTGCCCCGCACGCCAAAGTCGGATGGATTCAAGTCAGCGGTCCAAAGGATCTGGTTGCCGAGGCGCAACGCAGGCTCGATATCATCGCCGACGATTACCTGCCGTTCAGCGACATCATTTCAGATCGAATGCCGGAACTGCTTGCTGCGGTTCCCGGACAACTTGATCGTGTGCAAAAGCGCACTCGGGACAATCTCAAGCGTCTGCACACCATGCTGGACGAGGACGAATCCGGCTTGGTCTCGGTCCTGCGCGCGGAAGGCGGCTGGAACGTATTGCTGCGTTTCCCCTCGGTCATCGACGAGAACGCGCTGGTGCTGCGTCTGATCCGTGATTTTCACCTGACCGGTCAACCCGGCTATTACTTCGATATGACCGAAAACGGTTATCTGGCCGTATCTCTGCTGCCTGAGCCGGAGGTCTTCGAACGCAACATCAAGGCTGTTCTGCAAGCGGTTCTGCTCGAGCTCGACGTCGTTTGA
- a CDS encoding glycosyltransferase family 2 protein translates to MTENNNTVDIDGAEGREGATSEQSPIEKLAIVVVTYKRQKLLARLFDSIKALNAAPWRVVVVDNEHSDDTKVMVQRFSDAIDAQWGKTEPDESGNTQRVVYAPQAGNIGGSGGFSNGVKKAYELGAVWFWVMDDDVAVLPNAIGQLAKWTPRHDVIQGSRLDYDGGDFYWQYDFIVPLGIPNPIAPAAFGPSGYRTMDTMCFEGGLFRRNIVEKIGLPDPRFFIYWDDTIYGYLASKVTDPIVVNDKIIQRTRDIGNWDIAGVRQLNSTSDMNRYHIMRNRGYMARYFMAHGDYRPALFALGTLLTALKEVIRLVAVDREHIRTGLKAIAKGWVDSRKLLHDPNWQPMPPLK, encoded by the coding sequence ATGACTGAAAACAACAACACTGTGGATATTGATGGTGCCGAAGGCAGGGAAGGCGCCACTTCAGAGCAATCTCCGATTGAGAAACTGGCCATCGTCGTGGTGACATACAAGAGGCAGAAGCTTTTGGCGCGGCTGTTCGATTCCATCAAGGCGCTGAACGCCGCCCCTTGGCGTGTGGTCGTGGTCGACAACGAACACAGCGACGATACCAAAGTGATGGTGCAGCGGTTTTCCGACGCGATCGATGCCCAGTGGGGCAAGACCGAGCCGGATGAAAGCGGCAACACCCAGCGTGTGGTCTATGCGCCGCAGGCGGGCAATATCGGCGGTTCCGGCGGCTTCTCCAACGGCGTGAAAAAGGCCTATGAACTCGGGGCCGTTTGGTTCTGGGTGATGGATGACGACGTGGCCGTGCTCCCGAACGCCATCGGGCAACTGGCCAAGTGGACGCCTCGCCACGACGTGATTCAGGGTTCGCGTCTGGATTACGACGGCGGCGATTTCTATTGGCAGTACGATTTCATCGTCCCGCTCGGCATCCCCAATCCCATCGCGCCCGCTGCGTTCGGCCCTTCCGGCTATCGCACGATGGATACGATGTGCTTCGAAGGCGGCCTGTTCCGTCGCAATATCGTGGAAAAGATCGGCCTGCCGGACCCGCGCTTCTTCATCTACTGGGACGACACGATCTACGGCTATCTGGCCAGCAAGGTAACCGATCCGATCGTGGTCAACGACAAGATCATCCAGCGTACGCGCGATATCGGCAACTGGGACATCGCCGGCGTCCGCCAGCTCAATTCGACCTCCGACATGAACCGTTACCACATCATGCGCAACCGCGGCTACATGGCCCGCTACTTCATGGCTCATGGCGACTATCGACCGGCATTGTTCGCTTTGGGTACGCTGCTGACCGCACTCAAAGAGGTCATCCGTCTTGTGGCCGTCGACCGCGAGCATATCAGGACCGGCCTCAAGGCCATTGCCAAAGGTTGGGTCGATTCGCGCAAGCTTTTGCATGACCCCAATTGGCAACCGATGCCGCCGCTGAAATAA